In one Thermanaerovibrio velox DSM 12556 genomic region, the following are encoded:
- a CDS encoding HpcH/HpaI aldolase/citrate lyase family protein, producing the protein MRPVRSMLYVPGNSPGMLQHCPRFGADSVLLDLEDSVALSEKDAARDLVVEMLKGLDFGSLVVTVRVNGADSCFFEEDLRAVVPLKPHAVRVPKCSSPEDVLLADRLIGAIEEEHGIEVGTVKIHAMLETAEGVVRAREIGGSCGRVSALTLGGQDLTADMGVSKTREGWELFVARSQVALAARSLGLEAFDTVYADVEDHQGLYEEARRVVGLGFTGKAAIHPSQIEWIHRAFVPEEEEVSRARRIVEAARLAEAEGRGVVSVDGRMVDAPVVRRALHTLSLWEMREV; encoded by the coding sequence GTGAGGCCCGTTAGGTCCATGCTTTACGTGCCGGGCAACAGCCCGGGGATGCTGCAGCACTGTCCTAGGTTTGGGGCGGACAGCGTGCTTTTGGACCTGGAGGATTCGGTGGCCCTGTCGGAGAAGGACGCAGCCCGGGACCTGGTGGTGGAGATGCTCAAGGGCTTGGACTTTGGGTCTTTGGTGGTGACCGTTAGGGTAAACGGTGCGGACAGCTGTTTTTTTGAGGAGGACCTGAGGGCAGTGGTGCCCCTCAAGCCCCATGCGGTGAGGGTTCCCAAGTGTTCGAGCCCCGAGGACGTGCTTTTGGCGGACCGGTTGATAGGCGCCATAGAGGAGGAGCACGGGATAGAGGTTGGTACGGTGAAGATCCACGCCATGCTGGAGACCGCGGAGGGTGTTGTGAGGGCCCGAGAGATAGGTGGCAGCTGCGGCAGGGTATCGGCGCTGACCCTTGGGGGTCAGGATTTGACGGCGGACATGGGGGTGAGCAAGACCCGGGAGGGTTGGGAGCTGTTCGTGGCCCGCTCCCAGGTGGCCCTTGCGGCCAGGAGCCTTGGGCTGGAGGCATTCGACACGGTGTACGCGGACGTGGAGGACCACCAGGGTCTTTACGAGGAGGCCCGTCGGGTGGTGGGTCTTGGTTTCACCGGTAAGGCGGCGATACACCCGTCCCAGATAGAGTGGATACACCGGGCCTTTGTGCCGGAGGAGGAAGAGGTTAGTCGGGCCCGTCGGATAGTGGAGGCGGCTCGTTTGGCGGAGGCGGAGGGAAGGGGAGTGGTATCGGTGGACGGCAGGATGGTGGATGCGCCGGTGGTGAGGCGGGCGCTTCACACCTTGAGCCTTTGGGAGATGCGGGAGGTATAG
- the citF gene encoding citrate lyase subunit alpha, whose amino-acid sequence MRFARNSIGRLVPVELPGMGEIRPYMGPWSRVGEEAERRCAPLRGTPRGKEKVTYDLKEAIRRSGLESGMTVSFHHHLRNGDRVLCPVLEACREMGIRDLVLAPSSLTDSHEEVADFVRDGVVRGIHTSGVRGEVGKAISRGELEVPVVIHSHGGRARAVEEGGISIDVAFLAAPLCDRYGNFTGVMGKSACGSLGYAQLDARYARHVVAVTDNLSEEPLGYVSVPQYLVDQVLVVDSIGDPRKIATGAARITRNPVDLKIAKDAFKVILASGLMEDGMSFQVGAGGASLAVARYVRDYMKEKGIVGSFGCGGVTGYMASMLEEGLFKVLYDVQSFDAAVTGSLVRNRNHVEIDQSWYANPLNRGCVVHELDVVVLAALDVDVDFNVNVLTGHDGVLRGASGGHCDTAAGAKLSLVVLPSFRGGVPSIRDRVGAVVTPGETVDAVVTERGVCVNPRRKDLEESCRAMGLEVKDIRELKEEVEGLTGVPEEVEVDRSRVVALVEYRDGTIIDSVFRVDC is encoded by the coding sequence ATGAGGTTTGCGAGGAACTCCATAGGCCGTCTGGTGCCCGTTGAGCTGCCCGGCATGGGTGAGATTAGGCCCTACATGGGTCCCTGGAGCCGAGTGGGAGAGGAGGCGGAGCGCCGCTGTGCGCCGTTAAGGGGTACGCCCAGGGGCAAGGAGAAGGTGACCTACGACCTGAAGGAGGCCATAAGGAGGAGCGGTCTTGAGAGCGGCATGACCGTTTCGTTTCATCATCACTTGAGGAACGGTGACCGGGTTCTGTGTCCCGTGCTGGAGGCCTGCCGGGAGATGGGGATAAGGGACCTGGTGCTGGCGCCCAGTTCCCTGACGGACTCCCACGAGGAGGTGGCGGATTTCGTGAGGGATGGGGTGGTGAGGGGTATTCACACCTCTGGTGTTAGGGGAGAGGTTGGGAAGGCCATAAGCAGGGGGGAGCTGGAGGTGCCTGTGGTGATCCACAGCCACGGCGGCCGGGCCAGGGCGGTGGAGGAGGGGGGCATATCGATAGACGTGGCGTTTCTTGCAGCTCCCCTGTGCGACCGTTACGGGAACTTCACCGGAGTGATGGGTAAGTCCGCGTGCGGTTCGCTGGGTTACGCCCAGCTGGACGCCCGTTATGCCCGTCACGTGGTGGCGGTGACGGATAATCTTTCGGAGGAACCACTGGGTTACGTGTCGGTGCCCCAGTACCTGGTGGACCAGGTGTTGGTGGTGGACAGCATTGGGGATCCCCGGAAGATAGCGACTGGTGCGGCCCGGATAACCCGGAACCCCGTGGATTTAAAGATAGCGAAGGACGCGTTCAAGGTGATTTTGGCGTCGGGATTGATGGAGGATGGGATGTCCTTTCAGGTTGGGGCTGGGGGTGCGAGCCTTGCGGTGGCCCGTTACGTGAGGGATTACATGAAGGAGAAGGGGATAGTGGGCAGCTTTGGGTGCGGTGGAGTCACGGGCTACATGGCGTCGATGCTGGAGGAGGGTCTGTTCAAGGTTTTGTACGACGTGCAGAGCTTTGACGCCGCGGTGACCGGTTCTTTGGTGAGGAACCGTAACCACGTGGAGATAGACCAGTCGTGGTACGCGAACCCGTTGAACCGTGGCTGTGTGGTGCATGAGTTGGACGTGGTGGTGTTGGCGGCGCTGGACGTGGACGTGGATTTCAACGTGAACGTGCTGACCGGTCACGACGGGGTGCTGCGAGGGGCGTCTGGCGGTCATTGCGACACCGCGGCGGGTGCGAAGCTGTCGTTGGTGGTGCTGCCGTCGTTCCGGGGAGGGGTGCCCTCCATAAGGGATAGGGTTGGTGCGGTGGTGACCCCTGGGGAGACGGTGGACGCGGTTGTTACGGAGCGGGGGGTTTGCGTGAACCCCCGCAGGAAGGACCTTGAGGAGTCCTGTAGGGCCATGGGTCTTGAGGTGAAGGACATAAGGGAGCTCAAGGAAGAGGTGGAGGGTTTGACCGGTGTCCCCGAGGAGGTGGAGGTTGACAGGTCCCGGGTTGTGGCCCTGGTGGAGTACCGGGACGGTACGATCATAGACAGCGTGTTCCGGGTGGACTGTTAG
- a CDS encoding 4Fe-4S binding protein — MRTLGSSPMVIAVVSGKGGAGKTSFAASMALCSPPDLPVTAIDCDVEEPNLALLVQEDNHQGAPGMDSTPVTLPIPMVDPERCSRCGICSRTCRFGGVLCFGRSLPTFNELCHGCGACVMACPNGALSETPRPIGVLNRGVIRHRRGVILEGRLLVGMPNPVPVIDRAVEVGLAEGTGSAVVIDAPPGAACPTVAALRQAQGAILITENTPFGRADGEVVAQLLKDMGKPTGLVLNRSGILEEEPPLEGILGSLPLIARLPFSRKVAEGSAQGIPPSELDEHWREAAVSAWEWARRVLS, encoded by the coding sequence GTGCGGACACTAGGTTCAAGCCCCATGGTCATAGCGGTGGTGAGCGGCAAGGGAGGGGCGGGCAAGACCTCCTTCGCCGCCTCCATGGCCCTCTGCAGCCCCCCGGACCTCCCGGTGACCGCCATAGACTGCGACGTCGAGGAACCCAACTTGGCGCTGCTGGTCCAGGAGGATAACCACCAAGGCGCTCCCGGGATGGACAGCACCCCTGTCACCCTTCCGATCCCGATGGTGGACCCGGAGAGATGTTCCCGCTGCGGGATATGCTCCAGGACCTGCCGGTTCGGCGGGGTCCTCTGCTTCGGCAGGTCCCTGCCCACTTTCAACGAGCTCTGTCACGGCTGCGGGGCCTGCGTCATGGCCTGCCCCAACGGGGCCCTTTCGGAGACGCCGCGGCCCATAGGGGTGCTCAACCGGGGCGTGATCAGGCACCGCAGGGGCGTGATCCTCGAAGGCCGGCTCCTGGTGGGGATGCCCAATCCGGTGCCGGTGATAGACCGGGCGGTGGAGGTTGGCCTTGCGGAGGGCACGGGCTCGGCAGTGGTAATAGACGCCCCCCCGGGGGCGGCCTGTCCCACCGTGGCGGCCCTGCGCCAAGCCCAGGGGGCGATACTCATAACCGAGAACACCCCCTTCGGCAGGGCGGACGGAGAGGTGGTGGCCCAGCTGCTCAAGGACATGGGCAAACCGACCGGATTGGTGCTCAACCGGTCCGGGATCCTGGAGGAAGAGCCTCCCCTGGAGGGCATCCTGGGAAGCCTCCCCCTCATAGCCAGGCTGCCCTTCTCTAGGAAGGTGGCGGAGGGATCCGCCCAGGGCATACCCCCCTCCGAACTGGACGAACACTGGCGGGAAGCCGCCGTATCAGCCTGGGAATGGGCGAGGAGGGTTTTGTCATGA
- a CDS encoding Fur family transcriptional regulator, which translates to MTGRRGRSGDPRGLEELRLRAEEYLEALKHKGCRRTEQRRLIIETLLESQGEHLNARQIMERVQAKDPSVGFATVYRTLVVLEEMGLVHSFDRGEGFARFHIPDGDIHVHVTCRVCGNTVHLEDREDLQGTIASWIRGGGLAPTPQTVQLYGVCPTCEEEPTKPAGYHMTCCGRRRRGMPG; encoded by the coding sequence TTGACGGGTAGGCGGGGACGCTCCGGGGACCCCCGGGGCCTGGAGGAGCTCCGCTTGAGGGCGGAGGAGTACCTGGAAGCCCTCAAGCACAAGGGATGCCGCCGGACGGAACAGCGGAGGCTCATCATAGAGACCCTTCTGGAAAGCCAGGGGGAGCACCTGAACGCCCGGCAGATAATGGAGCGGGTGCAGGCCAAGGACCCGTCGGTGGGGTTCGCCACGGTCTATCGGACCCTTGTGGTGCTGGAGGAGATGGGGCTGGTGCACTCCTTCGACCGGGGGGAGGGGTTCGCCAGGTTCCACATCCCCGACGGGGACATCCACGTCCACGTGACCTGCAGGGTATGCGGCAATACCGTCCACCTGGAGGACCGGGAGGACCTGCAGGGCACCATAGCCTCGTGGATAAGAGGAGGGGGCTTGGCCCCAACCCCTCAGACGGTTCAGCTCTACGGGGTATGCCCCACCTGTGAGGAGGAGCCCACCAAACCTGCGGGGTATCACATGACCTGCTGCGGCAGGAGAAGAAGGGGAATGCCAGGGTAG
- the icd gene encoding isocitrate dehydrogenase (NADP(+)) — protein sequence MWRGTAIGVDITPVMKRVLDRAVHKAYGGKRRLVWWEIYAGQKAMDLFGTAIPKDSFTALRYFRVGIKGPLTTPVGGGFRSLNVAFRQELDLFACVRPVRWFDGVPAPLKRPQDVDMVVFRENTEDLYAGIEWEMGTEEAGKVIRFLRDMGKEVREDSGIGIKPISKTGTERLVRMAIRYALDNKRKSVTLVHKGNIMKFTEGAFMKWGYELAKREFGDLTVTEQEVMELHQGVVPEGKVVIKDRIADAMFQQILLRPSEYHVLAMPNLNGDYMSDALAASVGGLGLAPGANMNDQVAFFEATHGTAPKYAGQDKVNPGSLILSGVLMLEHLGWREAAELVVRGMEGAIRDGIVTYDLARQREGAKEVSCSAFGEAVCERM from the coding sequence ATGTGGAGGGGGACGGCGATAGGGGTGGACATAACCCCGGTGATGAAGAGGGTTTTGGACCGGGCGGTTCATAAGGCCTATGGCGGGAAGAGGCGTCTTGTCTGGTGGGAGATATACGCGGGGCAGAAGGCCATGGACCTGTTCGGCACCGCAATACCCAAGGACTCCTTCACCGCCCTTAGGTACTTTCGGGTGGGCATAAAGGGGCCCCTCACCACCCCGGTGGGAGGGGGTTTCAGGAGCCTCAACGTGGCTTTTCGCCAGGAGCTGGATCTATTTGCCTGTGTGAGGCCCGTGCGCTGGTTCGACGGGGTACCCGCTCCCCTTAAGAGGCCCCAGGACGTGGATATGGTGGTTTTCCGGGAGAACACCGAGGACCTGTACGCCGGTATAGAGTGGGAGATGGGGACCGAAGAGGCCGGGAAGGTGATAAGGTTCCTCCGGGATATGGGGAAGGAGGTGCGGGAGGACTCCGGGATAGGTATAAAGCCCATATCCAAGACCGGCACGGAGAGGCTCGTCCGGATGGCCATAAGGTACGCCTTAGATAACAAGAGGAAGTCGGTCACCCTGGTTCACAAGGGGAACATAATGAAGTTCACCGAGGGGGCCTTCATGAAGTGGGGGTACGAGCTGGCCAAGAGGGAGTTTGGGGACCTCACGGTGACCGAGCAGGAGGTGATGGAGCTCCACCAGGGGGTGGTTCCGGAGGGCAAGGTGGTCATAAAGGACCGGATCGCGGACGCCATGTTCCAGCAGATACTGCTCCGGCCCTCGGAGTACCACGTGCTTGCCATGCCGAACCTTAACGGGGACTACATGTCCGACGCCCTGGCCGCATCGGTGGGTGGTCTTGGGCTGGCCCCTGGGGCCAACATGAACGACCAGGTGGCGTTCTTCGAGGCCACTCACGGCACCGCCCCCAAGTACGCCGGGCAGGACAAGGTTAACCCGGGTTCCCTGATCCTATCCGGGGTTCTCATGCTGGAGCACCTGGGGTGGCGTGAGGCGGCGGAGCTCGTGGTTAGGGGCATGGAAGGGGCCATAAGGGATGGCATCGTGACGTACGACCTGGCCCGTCAGCGTGAGGGGGCCAAGGAGGTCTCCTGCTCCGCCTTCGGGGAGGCGGTTTGCGAGAGGATGTAG
- a CDS encoding ATP-binding protein: MRPREIAVVSGKGGTGKTTVTAMLARALSERCVICDADVDAPDLWILLKPVVQREDLFVGGHKAQVNTPPCDGCGLCSRHCRFKAITMTPSGAHVDPTACEGCGVCSILCPKGAVELLRTKQGHVFESQTSFGPMFHAKLNPGGENSGRLVQILRERARKSAGELRKEWILLDGPPGIACPAISALTGASLGLIITEPSKSGLHDLLRLLEVTRQLRVPSGVVINRWDLSQEGSNRIRQACEDTGTPVLAEIPFQEEVVRDLSMGNIPSSIPQELVDQILQGIQRITQGE; the protein is encoded by the coding sequence ATGAGACCCCGGGAAATAGCGGTGGTGAGCGGAAAGGGGGGGACCGGAAAGACCACCGTCACCGCCATGCTCGCAAGGGCCCTGTCCGAAAGGTGCGTCATATGCGACGCCGATGTGGACGCCCCGGACCTCTGGATACTGCTTAAGCCCGTAGTCCAAAGGGAGGACCTCTTCGTGGGGGGACATAAAGCCCAGGTTAACACCCCCCCATGCGACGGTTGCGGACTATGCTCCCGCCACTGCCGGTTTAAGGCCATCACGATGACGCCCTCGGGGGCCCATGTGGACCCCACCGCCTGCGAGGGCTGCGGCGTCTGCTCCATCCTCTGCCCCAAAGGGGCGGTGGAACTCCTGCGGACCAAGCAGGGACACGTCTTCGAAAGCCAGACCTCCTTCGGCCCCATGTTCCACGCAAAGCTGAACCCCGGGGGGGAGAACTCCGGCCGGCTGGTTCAGATCCTGCGGGAGAGGGCCCGGAAGTCCGCCGGCGAGCTCCGCAAGGAGTGGATACTCCTGGACGGACCGCCGGGCATCGCATGCCCCGCCATATCCGCCCTGACCGGCGCATCCCTCGGGCTCATCATCACCGAACCCTCCAAAAGCGGCCTTCACGACCTGCTCCGCCTCCTGGAGGTGACAAGACAGCTCCGGGTACCCTCCGGAGTGGTCATAAACCGATGGGACCTCTCCCAAGAGGGCTCAAATAGGATACGGCAGGCCTGCGAAGACACGGGAACACCAGTGCTGGCAGAGATTCCCTTCCAGGAAGAGGTGGTGAGGGACCTCTCCATGGGAAACATCCCGTCCTCCATCCCCCAGGAACTGGTGGACCAAATCCTGCAAGGCATACAAAGGATCACCCAAGGGGAGTGA
- a CDS encoding P-loop NTPase encodes MSDSRCEGCNSKGTCDSTTDKCGMPQKGQRKGIGMIVAVGSGKGGVGKSSVSALLAVGLARRGQKVGILDGDITGPSIPAMLGVKGLPTGSPLGIVPPKSPTLGISVMSINLLLEDATKPVVWRGPVISNTIKQFYEEVLWDGLDTLIVDLPPGTADAPLTVMQSLPLDGFVVVTSPQDLVGMVVEKAMHMAQMLNVPILGLVENMAYALCPHCGQRIQLFGPSRIEELSKKWWVPSFASLPIDPVLSNLSDRGLLEEYHNQSVLDDLVEGFLGRKP; translated from the coding sequence GTGTCAGATAGCCGGTGCGAAGGCTGCAACAGCAAGGGGACCTGCGATTCAACCACGGACAAGTGCGGCATGCCCCAAAAGGGGCAGAGGAAGGGCATAGGGATGATAGTGGCGGTGGGGAGCGGCAAGGGCGGGGTGGGCAAGAGCTCCGTGTCCGCCCTCCTGGCCGTGGGGCTCGCCAGGAGGGGACAGAAGGTGGGGATCCTCGACGGGGACATCACCGGCCCCTCCATCCCGGCCATGCTTGGGGTAAAGGGGCTACCAACGGGTTCCCCGCTTGGCATAGTTCCCCCAAAGTCACCCACCCTTGGCATATCGGTGATGTCCATAAACCTGCTCCTCGAGGACGCCACAAAGCCGGTGGTCTGGAGGGGACCTGTAATATCCAACACCATCAAGCAGTTCTACGAGGAGGTCTTGTGGGACGGCCTGGACACCCTCATCGTGGACCTGCCTCCGGGCACGGCGGACGCACCGTTGACGGTGATGCAGAGCCTGCCCCTCGACGGCTTCGTGGTGGTTACATCCCCCCAGGACCTGGTGGGCATGGTGGTCGAAAAGGCCATGCACATGGCCCAGATGCTGAACGTCCCCATCCTGGGACTGGTGGAGAACATGGCCTACGCCCTGTGCCCCCACTGCGGCCAGAGGATCCAGCTCTTCGGACCCAGCAGGATAGAGGAGCTGTCGAAAAAGTGGTGGGTCCCAAGCTTTGCAAGCCTGCCGATAGACCCGGTGCTGTCCAACCTGTCCGACCGGGGGCTCTTGGAGGAGTACCACAACCAGTCGGTGCTGGACGATCTGGTGGAGGGTTTCCTCGGGCGTAAGCCTTGA
- a CDS encoding NifB/NifX family molybdenum-iron cluster-binding protein: MTIAVAAEGNTGDSKTSDRFARSPWFLLFSEDGRFLKALKTDPSEHGAAAMAVGLLAENGVQVVLAPQLGPNAVTALRQGDIKAYACSAATAQEAVKLYLSGDLERLA, translated from the coding sequence ATGACCATAGCAGTCGCCGCAGAAGGAAACACCGGGGACTCCAAGACCTCTGACCGGTTCGCCAGATCCCCTTGGTTCCTCCTCTTCAGCGAGGACGGCAGGTTCCTCAAGGCCTTGAAGACCGATCCGTCGGAACACGGGGCCGCCGCCATGGCGGTGGGGCTCCTGGCGGAAAACGGGGTCCAAGTGGTCTTAGCCCCCCAGCTGGGGCCAAATGCGGTAACGGCGCTTAGGCAGGGGGACATCAAGGCGTACGCCTGCAGTGCGGCCACCGCTCAGGAGGCGGTTAAGCTGTACCTGTCGGGAGATTTGGAGAGGCTGGCGTAA
- a CDS encoding citrate lyase acyl carrier protein, protein MLRLEVRESRAGTLESSDCLVSVYPSEGLEVVLKGVCARMYPERTRRMVEEALREAGIVAAVEVQDQGALMATMRARLRTAVRRAVSGGGCGEAR, encoded by the coding sequence GTGTTGAGGTTGGAGGTAAGGGAGTCCAGGGCAGGGACGTTGGAGTCGTCGGACTGTCTTGTGAGCGTTTATCCGTCCGAGGGGTTGGAGGTGGTCCTCAAGGGTGTGTGCGCCCGGATGTACCCGGAGAGGACGAGGCGTATGGTGGAGGAGGCGCTGAGGGAGGCCGGCATAGTGGCTGCGGTGGAGGTTCAGGACCAGGGGGCGCTGATGGCCACCATGAGGGCCCGTCTTAGGACCGCCGTAAGGCGTGCTGTTTCGGGGGGTGGCTGCGGTGAGGCCCGTTAG
- a CDS encoding NifB/NifX family molybdenum-iron cluster-binding protein — translation MKIAVPLEGGNVCAHFGHAPQFMLVTADQGTVVKKEMLDNPGHEPGRLPKWLGDMGIEAIITGGMGERAVNLFRAQGIQVYMGVTGPADLAVEALLRGKLAGGASLCSHGSGHEHPGECGPGGSGCGH, via the coding sequence GTGAAGATAGCCGTACCGTTAGAAGGGGGTAACGTGTGTGCCCACTTCGGCCATGCCCCCCAGTTCATGTTGGTAACCGCGGACCAGGGGACCGTGGTCAAAAAGGAGATGCTTGACAACCCCGGGCACGAGCCCGGCAGGCTGCCCAAGTGGCTGGGTGACATGGGCATAGAAGCCATCATAACCGGGGGCATGGGGGAAAGGGCGGTCAACCTGTTCAGGGCCCAGGGGATCCAGGTGTACATGGGGGTGACCGGTCCCGCGGATCTCGCGGTGGAGGCGCTCCTAAGGGGCAAGCTGGCCGGCGGAGCCAGCCTGTGTTCCCATGGCAGCGGCCACGAACATCCCGGTGAGTGCGGCCCCGGAGGCAGCGGGTGCGGACACTAG
- a CDS encoding MOSC domain-containing protein, which yields MSSARLTAVCVSEDRREPKRPVDEALFVQGKGIEGDSHFGIGERQVSLLRLEDILTAQGEAGFPFPPGSLAENLVVEGLGEDIRPGQILSIGSVRLRVVEKGKKPGEPHTYDYRGWCLLPSKGFFLEVLQGGRVKTPAKVVLEDGDLDG from the coding sequence ATGAGTTCTGCAAGGCTCACGGCGGTGTGCGTAAGCGAGGACAGGCGGGAGCCCAAGAGGCCGGTGGATGAGGCGCTGTTCGTCCAGGGCAAGGGCATAGAGGGGGACTCCCACTTCGGGATAGGGGAAAGGCAGGTGAGCCTGCTGAGGCTGGAGGACATCCTAACCGCCCAAGGGGAGGCGGGCTTCCCGTTCCCCCCGGGAAGCCTCGCGGAGAACCTGGTGGTAGAGGGCCTTGGGGAGGACATAAGGCCCGGGCAGATCCTGTCGATCGGATCCGTGAGGCTCCGGGTGGTCGAGAAGGGCAAGAAGCCCGGGGAGCCCCACACCTACGACTACCGGGGATGGTGCCTCTTGCCCAGCAAGGGCTTCTTCCTCGAGGTGCTCCAGGGGGGACGGGTCAAGACCCCGGCGAAGGTGGTGCTGGAGGATGGGGACCTTGACGGGTAG
- a CDS encoding aconitate hydratase has product MGLTLTEKLLNGHLVEGEPKRGSRVGIRIDQTLTQDATGTMAYLEFEALGVPRVKTELSVSYVDHNMIQEDFKNPDDHRYLMDVARRCGIIFSPPGNGICHQLHVERFAAPGKTLLGSDSHTPTSGGVGMLAIGAGGMDVALAMAGEPFYLTYPAVVKVHLTGQLSPFVSAKDVILEVLRRIGVKGGVGKVLEYCGPGVGTLAVPDRATIANMGAETGATSSVFPSDEVAREWLRAQGREHQFVPLEADPDGVYDQVIEIDLSRVEPLVALPHQPDNVIPVREAAGMEIQQVMFGSCTNSSLRDLEAVAYLLRDMSVHPEVDCGVSPGSRQVLHHMAKSGALESILSAGVRILEVSCGACIGMGFAPPTDGVSLRTINRNFLGRCGHKTGKVCLVSPETAAASAVEGRITDPRDFASKHSKAPFVFLQPERFHIEDRRFVMPSDDPEKVVIRRGPNIAPLPEMGPMEEVISGTALLKVGDDITTDHIMPAGAKVLPLRSNVPAISKHVFEVVDPTFPERALAAKGGFIVGGANYGQGSSREHAALAPRYLGVKGVLAKSFARIHLANLVNFGILPLVFEDPSDYQRVDQGDQLEIRSQDVVPGRAFQVLNLTKGLTIRCVTPVGEGDLEIIRAGGKLNHVRSKG; this is encoded by the coding sequence GTGGGACTTACGTTAACCGAGAAGCTGCTTAACGGTCACTTGGTGGAGGGAGAGCCCAAGAGGGGCTCCAGGGTGGGGATAAGGATAGACCAGACCCTGACCCAGGACGCCACCGGAACCATGGCCTACCTGGAGTTTGAGGCCCTGGGGGTCCCAAGGGTTAAAACCGAGCTTTCCGTGAGCTACGTGGATCACAACATGATCCAGGAGGACTTCAAGAACCCCGATGACCATCGGTACCTGATGGACGTGGCTCGGAGGTGCGGGATCATCTTCTCCCCTCCGGGGAACGGCATATGCCACCAGCTGCACGTGGAGCGCTTTGCGGCCCCCGGTAAGACCTTGCTTGGCAGCGACTCCCACACCCCCACCTCCGGCGGGGTGGGCATGCTTGCTATAGGGGCGGGGGGCATGGACGTGGCCCTCGCCATGGCGGGGGAGCCCTTCTACCTTACCTATCCGGCGGTGGTCAAGGTCCATCTTACAGGGCAGCTCTCCCCCTTCGTGTCCGCCAAGGACGTGATACTTGAGGTCCTCCGCCGCATAGGGGTTAAGGGCGGCGTGGGGAAGGTTTTGGAGTACTGCGGCCCCGGTGTGGGGACCTTAGCGGTTCCAGACAGGGCCACCATCGCGAACATGGGGGCGGAGACCGGGGCCACCTCCTCGGTGTTCCCCAGCGACGAGGTGGCCAGGGAGTGGCTTAGGGCCCAGGGGAGGGAGCATCAGTTCGTACCCCTGGAGGCGGACCCGGACGGGGTTTACGACCAGGTGATAGAGATAGACCTTTCCAGGGTTGAGCCCTTGGTGGCCCTGCCTCATCAGCCGGACAACGTGATCCCCGTGCGCGAGGCGGCGGGGATGGAGATCCAGCAGGTGATGTTCGGTTCCTGCACCAACTCCTCACTCCGGGACCTGGAGGCGGTGGCCTACCTCCTCAGGGATATGTCGGTGCACCCGGAGGTGGACTGCGGGGTATCTCCTGGGAGCCGTCAGGTGCTTCATCACATGGCCAAGTCCGGTGCCCTTGAGTCCATCCTATCCGCGGGGGTGAGGATCCTGGAGGTGAGCTGTGGGGCCTGCATAGGCATGGGTTTCGCCCCTCCCACCGACGGGGTGTCCTTAAGGACCATAAACCGCAACTTCCTGGGCCGCTGCGGGCACAAGACCGGCAAGGTGTGTCTTGTGAGCCCCGAGACCGCCGCGGCCTCCGCGGTGGAAGGCCGTATCACGGACCCCAGGGATTTCGCGTCGAAACACTCAAAGGCCCCGTTCGTGTTCCTCCAGCCCGAGCGGTTCCACATAGAGGACCGCAGGTTCGTGATGCCCTCCGATGACCCTGAAAAGGTGGTGATCCGAAGGGGTCCCAATATAGCCCCCCTTCCTGAGATGGGGCCCATGGAGGAGGTCATATCGGGTACGGCGCTCCTCAAGGTGGGGGATGACATAACCACGGACCACATAATGCCCGCGGGGGCCAAGGTGCTCCCGTTGAGGAGCAACGTTCCCGCCATATCCAAGCACGTCTTCGAGGTTGTGGATCCCACCTTCCCGGAAAGGGCCCTTGCCGCCAAGGGGGGCTTCATAGTGGGAGGCGCCAACTACGGTCAGGGTTCCAGCCGGGAGCACGCCGCCCTTGCGCCCAGGTACCTGGGAGTAAAGGGGGTTTTGGCCAAGAGCTTCGCCAGGATCCACCTGGCTAACCTGGTCAACTTCGGGATACTGCCCCTGGTCTTCGAGGACCCGTCGGACTACCAGAGGGTAGACCAGGGGGACCAGTTGGAGATCCGGTCCCAGGACGTGGTCCCCGGCAGGGCGTTTCAGGTTTTGAACCTCACCAAGGGGTTGACCATCCGGTGTGTTACCCCGGTTGGGGAGGGGGACCTGGAGATCATAAGGGCGGGAGGCAAGCTGAACCACGTGAGGTCCAAGGGATAG
- a CDS encoding DUF5320 family protein, giving the protein MPGMDGTGPVGNGPMTGRGRGMCCGGGRGLRLRRRICAVDGRGSGILGRLKALEDQLMELKGQVRANPQDTEQEEEI; this is encoded by the coding sequence ATGCCAGGAATGGACGGAACGGGACCCGTGGGAAACGGACCCATGACCGGACGCGGACGGGGCATGTGCTGCGGAGGCGGAAGAGGGCTTAGGTTGCGCCGCCGTATCTGCGCGGTCGACGGCAGGGGGTCGGGCATTCTGGGAAGGCTCAAGGCCCTGGAGGACCAGCTAATGGAGCTCAAGGGGCAGGTGAGAGCCAACCCCCAAGACACCGAACAGGAGGAGGAGATCTAG